Proteins encoded by one window of Bubalus bubalis isolate 160015118507 breed Murrah chromosome 4, NDDB_SH_1, whole genome shotgun sequence:
- the NOPCHAP1 gene encoding NOP protein chaperone 1 yields MEVSGESQSGPSCSSSSRDGSGVSVSKELLMAGSGGRGGIWDRLLINSKPNSRKNSTLQTVRIERSPLLDQVRTFLPQMAQANEKLRKEMAAAPPGHFNIENTDETLGQVIQMDVALFEMNQSHSKEEDSSEENSQDSSEESSEPEDEDDSTSSEGEVTIDNIKLPHSEDGKGKIEVLDSPASENKEKQGNK; encoded by the exons ATGGAGGTTTCCGGCGAATCCCAGTCCGGCCCAAGCTGTTCGTCTTCCTCCCGAGATGGCTCCGGGGTCTCGGTCTCCAAGGAGTTGCTGATGGCGGGGAGCGGCGGCCGCGGAG gtATATGGGACAGGTTGCTCATCAACTCCAAGCctaattccagaaagaattctACTCTTCAAACAGTTCGGATAGAGAGGAGTCCCT TATTGGACCAAGTACGGACCTTTCTCCCACAGATGGCTCAGGCAAACGAAAAGCTAAGAAAAGAAATGGCAGCTGCACCACCTGGTCATTTCAATATTGAAAATACTGATGAGACTCTTGGACAAGTTATTCAAATG gacgTGGCCTTGTTTGAGATGAATCAGTCTCATTCGAAAGAAGAGGACAGTTCGGAAGAGAATTCACAAGACAGTTCAGAGGAAAGTTCAGAACCTGAGGATGAAGACGACAGCACCTCTTCCGAAGGGGAAGTCACCATAGATAATATTAAGCTTCCTCATTCAGAAGACGGAAAAGGCAAGATAGAGGTTCTGGACAGTCCTGCtagtgaaaacaaagaaaaacagggaaATAAGTGA